A single window of Candidatus Methanomethylicota archaeon DNA harbors:
- a CDS encoding DUF47 family protein, producing MLGTGHIGLWLSRQTEKEIIKACENHLDKVFQIVDKFKQYIEKFVENDVESCRKIALEISNLEREADEIKEKIIEELMKANFHPMDQDEIIKLITTADDIAAHLKSASRKLIYTLPHEVPTHIKDGLLQIVNLLIDEKNALKETIEAFVNKGDVKKMAEKTERLEEIIDDVRVDVMAQVLKWGDSCEYVSNWLMIKESIENIESASDKMEDTADILRAMTIFRAKH from the coding sequence ATGTTAGGTACAGGACATATAGGTTTATGGTTATCTAGACAAACTGAAAAAGAAATTATAAAAGCATGTGAAAATCATTTAGATAAAGTTTTTCAAATTGTAGATAAGTTTAAGCAATATATAGAAAAATTTGTTGAAAATGATGTTGAATCTTGTCGTAAAATAGCATTAGAAATTTCAAATTTAGAAAGAGAGGCTGATGAAATAAAAGAAAAGATAATAGAAGAATTAATGAAAGCAAATTTCCATCCTATGGATCAAGATGAAATTATAAAACTTATAACAACTGCAGATGATATTGCTGCTCATTTAAAATCTGCATCTAGAAAACTCATTTATACATTACCTCATGAAGTACCAACTCATATAAAAGATGGTCTTCTTCAAATAGTTAATTTATTAATAGATGAAAAAAATGCTTTAAAAGAAACTATTGAAGCTTTTGTAAATAAAGGTGATGTAAAAAAAATGGCTGAAAAAACAGAAAGACTTGAAGAAATTATAGACGATGTACGTGTAGATGTAATGGCACAAGTATTAAAGTGGGGAGATAGTTGTGAATATGTAAGTAATTGGCTTATGATAAAAGAAAGTATAGAAAATATAGAAAGTGCTTCTGATAAAATGGAAGATACTGCAGATATATTAAGAGCAATGACAATCTTTAGAGCAAAACATTAA
- a CDS encoding lactate utilization protein B: protein MDIYSLKKEEFLKWMYDENRRKGLSRAVSSYVSSKEKVLEKMPELERIRKEARKVKEKSINQIFELLKKAMDNIIDSHGNAYFAKNADEARKIVLEIVGENKIIIKSKSLVSEELNLNEFLEKYNNKVFETDLGEFIIQLRKEKPTHIINPSVHVPREEVAKTFSKLIGKEIKPDIEELVKVAREYLREKFFIADVGITGANVVAANTGTIFIIENEGNARFVSNAPPIHICITGMEKIVSTLEDAFKIVQVLPPYATGIPMSAYVSMITSPSRTADIEKTLVYGVHGPKELHVIFIDNGRTKMLEDSILKEALYCIRCGSCMYECPVYRVVGGSFGHNYFGGIGIIWSAFTNGEKNIAAAIDVCMKCGRCKEVCPLEIDTPKMIEYLKKKLIEMGYIIERHREIKENIIKKGNPFGE, encoded by the coding sequence ATGGATATTTATTCTTTAAAGAAAGAAGAATTCTTAAAATGGATGTATGATGAAAATAGAAGGAAAGGACTTTCAAGAGCTGTTTCATCATATGTTTCATCAAAAGAAAAAGTTTTAGAAAAAATGCCAGAACTAGAGAGAATAAGAAAAGAAGCTAGAAAAGTAAAGGAAAAAAGTATTAATCAAATATTTGAACTTTTAAAAAAAGCAATGGACAATATAATAGACTCTCATGGAAATGCATATTTTGCTAAAAATGCTGATGAAGCAAGAAAAATTGTTTTAGAAATTGTTGGAGAAAATAAAATAATAATAAAGTCTAAATCTCTTGTTAGTGAAGAATTAAATTTAAATGAATTTTTAGAAAAATATAATAATAAAGTCTTTGAGACTGATTTAGGAGAATTTATAATTCAATTAAGAAAAGAAAAACCAACACATATTATAAATCCATCAGTTCATGTGCCAAGAGAAGAAGTTGCTAAAACATTTTCAAAACTTATTGGAAAAGAAATAAAACCAGATATTGAAGAACTAGTAAAAGTTGCAAGAGAATATTTAAGAGAAAAATTTTTCATAGCAGATGTAGGAATAACTGGAGCAAATGTTGTAGCTGCAAATACTGGTACAATTTTTATAATTGAAAATGAAGGTAATGCTAGATTTGTAAGTAATGCCCCCCCAATTCATATTTGTATAACTGGAATGGAAAAAATAGTGTCAACACTGGAAGATGCATTTAAAATAGTTCAAGTACTCCCTCCTTATGCTACAGGAATACCAATGTCTGCATATGTTTCTATGATAACCAGTCCTAGTAGAACTGCAGATATTGAGAAAACATTAGTATATGGAGTACATGGTCCTAAGGAACTTCATGTTATATTTATTGATAATGGAAGAACAAAAATGCTTGAGGACTCTATACTTAAAGAAGCATTATATTGTATAAGATGTGGTAGTTGTATGTATGAATGTCCTGTTTATAGAGTAGTTGGAGGATCTTTTGGTCATAATTATTTTGGAGGTATAGGAATAATTTGGAGTGCTTTTACAAATGGAGAGAAGAATATAGCTGCAGCAATAGATGTATGTATGAAATGTGGAAGATGTAAAGAAGTCTGTCCTTTAGAAATAGATACTCCAAAAATGATAGAATATTTAAAGAAAAAACTTATTGAAATGGGTTATATTATTGAAAGACATAGAGAAATAAAAGAAAATATTATTAAAAAAGGAAATCCATTTGGAGAATAA
- a CDS encoding heterodisulfide reductase-related iron-sulfur binding cluster, protein MSLLYWKGCMSRFRTKKIANSIEELLLKMKINYLKLNDEGCCGSILYRTGQIEDAIKVSRKTMNKIYSINVEEVITGCPGCFRTMSKDYENFNVKIYHISQFLLKFKDLLKENLRELNVKVTYHDPCHLGRHMGIYEEPRELIKLIPGIKFLEMKDNRNKALCCGYGGGVRSAYPEVSMEIAKMLLLSLPNDIEILVTACPFCNYALSNSKIKVLDLPELLLLAWIDNWRK, encoded by the coding sequence ATGTCTTTACTTTATTGGAAGGGTTGCATGTCTAGATTTAGAACTAAGAAAATTGCAAATTCTATAGAAGAATTATTATTAAAAATGAAAATAAATTATTTAAAACTTAATGATGAAGGTTGTTGTGGATCGATATTATATAGAACAGGACAAATTGAAGATGCTATAAAAGTATCGAGAAAAACTATGAATAAAATTTATTCTATTAATGTAGAGGAAGTTATCACAGGATGTCCTGGTTGTTTTAGAACAATGTCTAAGGATTATGAAAATTTTAATGTAAAAATTTATCACATATCACAATTTCTTCTTAAATTTAAAGATTTATTAAAAGAAAATTTAAGAGAACTTAATGTTAAAGTAACATATCATGACCCATGTCACTTAGGAAGACATATGGGGATATATGAAGAACCTAGAGAATTAATAAAATTAATACCTGGAATTAAGTTTTTAGAAATGAAAGATAATAGAAATAAAGCACTTTGTTGTGGATATGGTGGAGGAGTAAGATCAGCATATCCTGAAGTTTCAATGGAAATTGCAAAAATGCTTTTATTATCTTTACCAAATGATATTGAAATACTTGTAACTGCATGTCCATTTTGTAATTATGCATTATCAAATTCAAAAATTAAGGTACTAGATCTTCCTGAATTATTATTATTAGCTTGGATAGATAATTGGAGGAAATAA
- the rnhA gene encoding ribonuclease HI yields MIIVFIDGLVEPINPGGVATYGFVVYNNETKLLEKFGVIGKGPLMSNNLAEYYALYEVLKFLIENKLNNEEIIVKSDSQLLVNQMNGLWKIKGGLYYPIYKKVSNFLKKFLNIKFIWIPREQNIEADLLSRKAYEEWLKKRNYERSRL; encoded by the coding sequence ATGATAATTGTATTTATTGATGGGCTTGTTGAGCCAATAAATCCTGGTGGAGTAGCTACTTATGGATTTGTAGTTTATAATAATGAAACTAAATTATTAGAAAAATTTGGAGTTATAGGTAAAGGACCTTTAATGAGTAATAATTTAGCTGAATATTATGCATTATATGAAGTTTTAAAATTTTTAATTGAGAATAAATTGAATAATGAAGAAATTATTGTAAAATCTGATAGTCAATTACTTGTAAATCAAATGAATGGTCTTTGGAAAATTAAAGGAGGGCTTTATTATCCAATTTATAAAAAAGTTTCCAATTTTTTAAAAAAATTCTTAAATATAAAATTTATTTGGATTCCAAGAGAACAAAATATCGAGGCTGATTTATTAAGTAGAAAAGCTTATGAAGAATGGTTAAAAAAGAGAAATTATGAAAGAAGTAGATTGTAG
- a CDS encoding thioredoxin domain-containing protein produces MKEVDCSNFTPNLNKFIAIFAADWCGYCIKLINELKEKEFKIPIVLVKMTKEECWDKFNIEVVPTAVLYENGKPIKKKFSYRGLSFKDIEEFLN; encoded by the coding sequence ATGAAAGAAGTAGATTGTAGTAATTTTACTCCTAATTTGAATAAATTCATAGCAATATTTGCAGCAGATTGGTGTGGTTATTGTATTAAATTAATTAATGAATTAAAAGAAAAGGAATTTAAAATTCCAATAGTATTAGTTAAAATGACAAAAGAAGAATGTTGGGATAAATTTAATATTGAAGTTGTACCAACAGCAGTATTATATGAAAATGGAAAACCAATAAAGAAAAAATTCTCATATAGAGGTCTTAGTTTTAAAGATATAGAAGAATTTCTTAATTAA
- a CDS encoding MFS transporter gives MLRIVLGYSIGAFAISVGLGIIATAVPLVSVKEYSANELELGIIGSLLALPYILGCPIFGRISDRIGRYPILFLGIIANSITSILYIFSEELMKIMILRIIEGLTLAMIWPIMDAIFGELSKSYNKAIFIYNFSWSLGLMVGSMFIGLLLIFDISIVFIVAVIFNIIGILMFYNNDYSITHESKCSNEYVDRKNIILMFYSMFILGFSLFSFHSLFPLHALNSQIDDYLIGYIIGMIGVARTIVFITYGKISNLISSHVLPIGMALLGISMIICWKFSNIIGFILATIMLGASVGLIYSNSISFITYVSSRGLYAGLLELALGLGEFIGPLTMGTLGFLYTPTLPYFIMSISAILSSILFLIKKFFYIFKTKTSI, from the coding sequence ATGCTACGTATTGTACTAGGGTACAGTATCGGAGCATTTGCTATCTCAGTAGGACTTGGTATTATAGCAACTGCAGTCCCCCTTGTTTCAGTCAAAGAATATTCAGCTAATGAATTAGAACTTGGAATTATAGGATCTCTTCTTGCTCTTCCATATATACTAGGTTGTCCTATTTTTGGAAGAATATCTGATAGAATTGGAAGATATCCAATATTATTTTTAGGTATAATTGCCAACTCTATTACATCAATTCTATATATATTTAGTGAAGAATTAATGAAAATAATGATACTTCGTATAATTGAAGGATTAACACTTGCTATGATTTGGCCAATAATGGATGCTATATTTGGAGAACTTTCTAAGTCTTATAATAAAGCAATTTTCATATACAATTTCTCATGGAGTCTAGGCCTTATGGTAGGATCAATGTTCATAGGACTATTATTAATTTTTGATATAAGTATAGTATTCATAGTAGCTGTTATTTTTAATATTATTGGAATCTTAATGTTTTATAATAATGATTATTCAATTACTCATGAGAGTAAATGTTCTAATGAATATGTTGATAGAAAAAATATAATATTAATGTTCTATTCTATGTTCATATTAGGATTTTCATTATTTTCATTTCATTCATTATTTCCTCTTCATGCTTTAAATTCTCAAATTGATGATTATTTAATAGGCTATATAATAGGAATGATTGGAGTTGCAAGAACTATTGTATTTATAACATATGGAAAAATTTCTAATTTAATATCTTCTCATGTACTACCCATAGGAATGGCTCTACTTGGTATTTCTATGATAATTTGTTGGAAATTTTCAAATATAATAGGGTTTATTTTAGCTACAATAATGCTTGGTGCATCAGTTGGATTAATATATTCTAATTCTATTAGTTTTATTACTTACGTTTCTTCAAGAGGATTATACGCAGGACTACTTGAATTAGCATTAGGATTAGGAGAATTTATTGGACCATTAACCATGGGTACACTTGGATTTTTATATACTCCAACTCTTCCATATTTTATAATGTCTATTTCAGCAATACTTTCTAGTATTTTATTTTTAATTAAGAAATTCTTCTATATCTTTAAAACTAAGACCTCTATATGA
- a CDS encoding MFS transporter, which produces MNIRVIVIIITTLASFLSPFILSATNIALPKIGLEFSLDTTTLSWIQNSFLLATATILIPAGKLADSIGRRRVFLIGLITYAIGSLIASISTFSLMLILSRILQGIGGAMLASTSIAIITSVFHPNERGKFLGINAASVYMAIALGPFFGGILTEQFGWRSIFVINFIIAIFTIILTLNIKEEWKGKIEDKFDIFGSILYGISLISIIWGMSSINILISTIGLIFLIIFVIWENRVVYPILEVKLFVKNRAFSFASFSALINYSATYALSFLLSLYLQIIGGLSSSMAGSILLFQPLVQAILSPLAGRLSDKYSPRKIASLGMGLNSIGLYLLSSLKSTIDITQVIALLIFMGVGFALFASPNTNAIMSSIERDFYGMASATLSMMRVIGQTMSITIATFIMSIFVGPKILNPEYIEYFINGFSFSLITFSIMCFFGTILSLLGTMKKNK; this is translated from the coding sequence ATGAATATTAGAGTTATAGTAATAATAATTACAACTTTAGCTTCTTTTCTTTCACCATTTATTTTATCAGCTACTAATATAGCTCTTCCTAAAATAGGATTGGAATTTTCTTTAGATACTACAACATTAAGTTGGATACAAAATTCATTTTTATTAGCTACAGCAACAATTTTAATTCCAGCAGGAAAATTAGCAGATTCTATTGGAAGAAGAAGAGTATTTTTAATTGGCCTAATTACTTATGCTATAGGTTCTTTAATTGCCTCTATTTCTACATTTTCACTTATGCTTATTCTTTCAAGAATTTTACAAGGAATAGGAGGAGCTATGCTTGCTTCAACTTCTATAGCAATAATAACTTCTGTTTTTCATCCAAATGAAAGAGGAAAATTCCTTGGTATAAATGCTGCATCTGTGTATATGGCAATAGCCTTAGGTCCATTTTTTGGAGGTATTTTAACTGAACAATTTGGTTGGAGAAGTATTTTTGTTATTAATTTCATAATAGCTATTTTTACCATTATTCTTACACTTAATATTAAAGAAGAATGGAAAGGAAAAATTGAGGATAAATTTGATATTTTTGGATCTATACTTTATGGAATTTCACTTATCTCAATAATATGGGGCATGTCTTCTATAAATATTTTAATTAGTACTATAGGTCTAATATTTTTAATAATATTTGTTATTTGGGAAAATAGAGTAGTATATCCTATCTTAGAAGTTAAGTTATTTGTAAAAAATAGAGCTTTTTCATTTGCAAGTTTTTCTGCATTAATAAATTATAGTGCTACTTATGCTCTATCTTTTCTTTTAAGTCTTTATCTTCAAATAATTGGAGGATTATCATCAAGTATGGCAGGATCAATTTTATTATTTCAACCATTAGTACAAGCTATTTTATCACCTTTAGCAGGTAGACTTTCTGACAAATATTCACCAAGAAAAATAGCATCATTAGGAATGGGATTAAACTCTATAGGTCTATATTTACTCTCTTCACTAAAATCTACTATTGATATTACACAAGTAATAGCATTATTAATATTCATGGGAGTTGGTTTTGCTCTTTTTGCTTCACCAAATACAAATGCCATAATGTCTTCTATAGAAAGAGATTTTTATGGAATGGCATCAGCAACATTATCAATGATGAGAGTTATTGGTCAAACTATGAGTATTACCATTGCTACTTTTATAATGTCTATATTTGTTGGTCCAAAAATATTAAATCCTGAATATATAGAATATTTCATTAATGGTTTTTCTTTTTCATTAATAACTTTTTCTATAATGTGCTTCTTTGGAACTATATTATCTCTACTTGGAACTATGAAGAAAAATAAATAA
- a CDS encoding radical SAM protein, with translation MIKYTICKTALSKSRLPGLDYTFNPYIGCYHGCLYCYVPDVLKLNLEWGKEVYVKKNVLNILRKEVLIKKRGIVGISTATDPYQSIEKDLEITRRAIEILKNSGFYISIQTKSSLVLRDLDLMNEKFDVGFTITSINEEFRKKFEPNAPSINERISALEEISSKGIKTWIFYGPVIPGFNDSEEDMKNIVILAAKTNSKIIYDKLNIKPKVMKRMQNLNFKNVDFKKLELLCKKFNVKCEPAFKVK, from the coding sequence TTGATAAAATATACTATTTGTAAAACTGCACTTTCAAAAAGTAGACTTCCTGGGTTAGATTATACTTTTAATCCTTATATTGGATGTTATCATGGATGTTTATATTGTTATGTCCCTGATGTATTAAAACTAAATTTAGAATGGGGTAAAGAAGTTTATGTAAAAAAGAATGTATTAAATATTTTAAGGAAAGAAGTATTAATTAAAAAAAGAGGAATTGTAGGTATAAGTACTGCTACAGATCCTTATCAATCAATTGAAAAAGATTTAGAAATAACAAGAAGAGCTATAGAAATATTAAAAAATTCAGGTTTTTATATCTCTATACAAACTAAATCTTCATTAGTATTGCGTGACTTAGATCTTATGAATGAGAAATTTGATGTTGGATTTACTATAACTTCAATAAATGAAGAATTTCGAAAAAAATTTGAACCAAATGCTCCATCTATTAATGAAAGAATTTCAGCTTTAGAAGAAATTTCTTCTAAAGGAATAAAAACTTGGATTTTTTATGGACCAGTAATTCCTGGATTTAATGATTCTGAAGAAGATATGAAAAATATTGTAATTTTAGCTGCTAAAACTAATAGTAAAATAATATATGATAAATTAAATATTAAACCAAAAGTTATGAAAAGAATGCAAAATTTAAATTTCAAAAATGTTGATTTTAAAAAACTTGAACTTCTATGTAAAAAATTTAATGTAAAATGTGAACCAGCTTTTAAGGTGAAATAA
- a CDS encoding Nre family DNA repair protein, whose amino-acid sequence MNNLCLICRGGKRLCGKIICPIELKARSLIKNLNIKKELYGSSPPSVFVGRIGYPKVYVGPMTPPIVGDTSIMDMPELWINEKLERIVEYRYSLIRGVMNFNINSINNRVITTLQEISLSRTPVDMEMILLKEPLPILKIDENSQIFGPYAPLKSFNIFSIKVDYRLEKAYYDWDLEAREAIFELYKKGVPVSSIQKAFSMGSFGLLKNRRLVPTRWSITAVDSIISKKLINEIKNYESIDKFMLFHRYYMYNNFAAILIPGNWSFEWMEGWFPGTFWNKNSHKPIIMGDYEGYWGRIKYPDIGGCYFATRLAITEYLSKIKRQAIAFVIREIFPEFPLPLGVWFVRENIRAMLNSKPLIFEELSDVLNYLGKIMKIPITEWINNSIILKNMLFQRKINEFN is encoded by the coding sequence TTGAACAATTTATGTTTAATATGTAGAGGAGGAAAAAGACTTTGTGGAAAAATTATTTGTCCTATAGAATTAAAAGCTAGAAGTCTTATTAAAAATTTAAATATTAAAAAAGAACTCTATGGCTCCTCTCCTCCATCAGTCTTTGTTGGGAGAATTGGATATCCAAAAGTATATGTTGGTCCTATGACCCCTCCTATTGTTGGAGATACTTCAATAATGGATATGCCAGAATTGTGGATTAATGAAAAATTGGAAAGAATTGTAGAATATAGATATTCTTTAATAAGAGGAGTAATGAATTTCAATATTAATTCTATTAATAATAGAGTAATAACTACTCTTCAAGAAATTTCATTAAGTAGAACTCCAGTAGATATGGAAATGATACTTTTAAAAGAACCATTACCTATTCTTAAAATTGATGAAAATTCTCAAATTTTTGGTCCTTATGCTCCATTAAAAAGTTTTAATATTTTTTCAATAAAAGTTGATTATAGATTAGAAAAAGCTTATTATGATTGGGATCTTGAAGCAAGAGAAGCAATATTTGAACTTTATAAAAAAGGTGTTCCAGTTTCATCAATACAAAAAGCATTCAGTATGGGAAGTTTTGGTTTATTAAAAAATAGACGATTAGTTCCAACTAGATGGTCTATTACAGCAGTAGATAGTATTATTTCAAAAAAATTAATAAATGAAATAAAAAATTACGAATCTATTGATAAATTCATGCTTTTTCATCGTTATTATATGTATAATAATTTTGCTGCTATTTTAATACCAGGAAATTGGTCTTTTGAATGGATGGAAGGATGGTTTCCTGGAACTTTTTGGAATAAAAATTCTCATAAACCAATAATAATGGGAGATTATGAAGGATATTGGGGAAGAATAAAATATCCAGATATAGGTGGTTGTTATTTTGCCACAAGACTTGCAATTACTGAATACTTAAGTAAAATAAAACGTCAAGCTATAGCATTTGTAATTAGAGAAATATTCCCAGAATTTCCCTTACCTTTAGGAGTATGGTTTGTTAGAGAAAATATAAGAGCAATGTTAAATTCAAAGCCTTTAATTTTTGAAGAATTAAGTGATGTATTAAATTATTTAGGAAAAATAATGAAAATTCCTATAACTGAATGGATTAATAATAGCATAATATTAAAAAATATGTTATTTCAAAGAAAAATTAATGAATTTAATTAG
- a CDS encoding MBL fold metallo-hydrolase, giving the protein MKIELIAFDSMGVRSMCTYVETKDARIIIDPGVALAPRRFGLPPHRIEIERMEIFAKKITEKALNADVIIITHYHYDHHDVGDVIPLDIYNNKMVIVKDPENNINRSQGDFRAPLFLGIIKERAKCIEIADGRSFLIGNTKIEFSKAVYHGSSNLLGYVVEVMIDENGDKLIHTSDVQGPIFDDQMEFLIKNKPRILIVDGPMIYMLGYRYSYEHLASSIKNLESILNNGIEELIIDHHMLRDLNYVQIMNKLKEKFPNSKILTAAEYMGMQVDLLEARRKELFKKEPMLIEEGNKIKNMEGNDG; this is encoded by the coding sequence ATGAAAATTGAACTAATTGCTTTTGATAGTATGGGCGTAAGATCCATGTGTACTTATGTAGAGACAAAAGATGCTAGAATAATAATTGATCCAGGTGTAGCTTTAGCACCAAGAAGATTTGGTTTACCTCCACATAGAATAGAAATAGAAAGAATGGAAATTTTTGCTAAAAAAATTACAGAAAAAGCATTAAATGCTGATGTAATTATAATAACTCATTATCATTATGATCATCATGATGTTGGTGATGTTATTCCACTAGATATATATAATAATAAAATGGTCATAGTAAAAGATCCAGAAAATAATATAAATAGAAGTCAAGGAGACTTTAGAGCTCCTCTATTTCTTGGTATTATAAAAGAAAGAGCAAAATGTATAGAAATAGCTGATGGAAGAAGTTTTTTAATTGGAAATACGAAAATAGAATTCTCTAAAGCTGTATACCATGGCTCAAGTAATTTATTAGGATATGTTGTTGAAGTAATGATAGATGAAAATGGTGATAAACTAATTCATACATCAGATGTTCAAGGACCAATTTTTGATGATCAAATGGAATTCTTAATAAAAAATAAGCCAAGAATTTTAATTGTTGATGGACCAATGATATATATGTTAGGTTATAGATACTCTTATGAACATTTAGCTTCTTCTATCAAGAATTTAGAAAGTATTTTAAATAATGGAATTGAAGAGCTTATAATAGATCATCATATGCTAAGAGATTTAAATTATGTACAAATAATGAATAAATTAAAGGAAAAATTTCCTAATTCAAAAATTCTTACAGCTGCAGAATATATGGGAATGCAAGTTGATTTATTAGAAGCAAGAAGAAAAGAGCTTTTTAAAAAGGAGCCGATGTTAATTGAAGAAGGAAATAAGATTAAGAATATGGAAGGAAATGATGGATAA
- a CDS encoding 5-formyltetrahydrofolate cyclo-ligase translates to MKKEIRLRIWKEMMDKGVALPPFPIYGRIPNFKGADKAAHKLSNLDFYKKSKVILCNPDSPQRPVREIVLRDGKILIVATPKLSKGFICIEKSENPHYESTIKGMMEKGKLVKPGDYEIDIFIAGSVAVSTKGYRIGKGTGFSDIEYKLWEKCMKENVIRITTVHDLQVIDYVPSDYWDIPMDLILTPTRIIWTEIGIARGLR, encoded by the coding sequence TTGAAGAAGGAAATAAGATTAAGAATATGGAAGGAAATGATGGATAAAGGAGTTGCACTTCCACCTTTTCCAATTTATGGAAGAATACCAAATTTTAAAGGTGCGGATAAAGCTGCTCATAAATTAAGTAATTTAGATTTTTATAAAAAATCAAAAGTTATATTATGTAATCCAGATTCTCCTCAAAGACCTGTAAGAGAAATAGTATTAAGAGATGGAAAAATATTAATTGTGGCTACTCCTAAACTTTCTAAAGGTTTTATATGTATAGAAAAATCAGAAAATCCTCATTATGAATCTACAATAAAAGGAATGATGGAAAAAGGAAAATTAGTAAAACCAGGTGATTATGAAATTGATATATTCATAGCTGGATCTGTTGCAGTAAGTACAAAAGGATATAGAATTGGAAAAGGAACGGGTTTCTCTGATATTGAATATAAACTATGGGAGAAATGTATGAAAGAAAATGTTATTAGAATTACAACTGTTCATGATTTACAAGTTATAGATTATGTTCCAAGTGATTACTGGGATATTCCCATGGACTTAATATTAACACCAACAAGAATTATATGGACTGAAATTGGAATTGCAAGAGGATTAAGATAA
- a CDS encoding NADH-quinone oxidoreductase subunit B family protein — MEIINKARVYSPWIYHLHCGGCNGCDIEILAALSPRFDIERFGIQLVASPRHADILVTTGPIPKQFEPMVKRVYSQVPEPKVVIAIGSCACGGSLFYEDSPENYAIIGSVDRVIPVDVYIPGCPPKPEAIINGIVQAIIKLKNKQ, encoded by the coding sequence ATGGAAATAATTAATAAAGCTAGAGTATATTCTCCTTGGATATATCATCTTCATTGTGGAGGATGTAATGGTTGTGATATTGAAATACTTGCTGCTCTTTCTCCAAGATTTGATATTGAAAGATTTGGTATTCAACTTGTAGCATCACCTAGACATGCTGATATACTAGTCACAACAGGTCCAATACCTAAACAATTTGAGCCAATGGTAAAAAGAGTATATTCTCAAGTACCTGAGCCAAAAGTTGTTATTGCCATAGGTAGTTGTGCATGTGGAGGAAGTCTTTTTTATGAAGATTCTCCAGAAAATTATGCTATTATAGGTTCAGTAGATCGTGTAATTCCTGTTGACGTATATATTCCAGGATGTCCACCAAAACCAGAAGCAATAATAAATGGAATAGTTCAAGCTATTATTAAATTAAAAAATAAACAATAA
- a CDS encoding 4Fe-4S dicluster domain-containing protein — protein sequence MSEFKLLRKVLSKYSTPITISYPSSIGKKYSQIPDGLRGIPERDKDKCIGCKACYFICSGRATNVFDKENKRIIDIFLFRCTFCAHCQELCPEEAIKLTQNFEVVFFNESPQAHISTELELLTCKKCGRPYTTKRMLERTYERLIEKINPLVREIVSNDYKKAKDYCIDCRRALSIVLDIHTKKYVWLEVK from the coding sequence ATGTCAGAATTTAAATTATTGAGAAAAGTTTTATCTAAATATTCTACACCAATAACTATTAGTTATCCTTCTTCTATTGGCAAAAAATATAGTCAAATTCCAGATGGATTAAGAGGAATTCCTGAAAGAGACAAAGATAAGTGTATAGGTTGTAAAGCATGCTATTTCATATGCTCAGGAAGAGCGACAAATGTTTTTGATAAAGAGAATAAAAGAATAATTGATATATTTTTATTTAGATGTACTTTCTGTGCTCATTGTCAAGAATTATGTCCAGAAGAAGCCATAAAACTTACTCAAAATTTTGAAGTTGTATTTTTTAATGAATCACCTCAAGCTCATATTTCTACAGAGCTTGAACTTCTTACATGTAAAAAATGTGGAAGACCATATACTACAAAAAGAATGTTAGAAAGAACATATGAAAGATTAATAGAGAAAATAAATCCATTAGTAAGAGAAATAGTATCTAATGATTATAAAAAAGCAAAGGACTACTGTATTGATTGCAGAAGAGCTCTTTCCATAGTACTTGATATTCATACAAAGAAATATGTATGGTTAGAGGTGAAATAA